In the Leptolyngbya sp. SIO1E4 genome, one interval contains:
- a CDS encoding 2Fe-2S iron-sulfur cluster binding domain-containing protein produces the protein MTCSYKITIHHRQSNTDYTVEVPEDRYILQTAENQAADLPFACRNGACTTCAVRVLSGEVYQPEAMGLSPELRARGYALLCVSYPRSDLEVETQDEDEVYELQFGRYFGKGKVRFGLPLEDD, from the coding sequence ATGACTTGTTCCTATAAAATTACGATTCACCATCGCCAATCCAATACCGATTACACCGTTGAGGTGCCAGAGGATCGCTATATTTTGCAAACTGCGGAAAATCAAGCGGCTGATCTGCCCTTCGCCTGCCGCAATGGGGCCTGTACAACCTGTGCCGTCCGCGTGCTGTCCGGTGAAGTGTATCAGCCTGAAGCCATGGGTCTCTCGCCAGAGCTCCGAGCCCGTGGCTATGCCCTCCTCTGTGTTAGCTACCCCCGATCTGATTTAGAGGTAGAAACCCAAGATGAAGACGAGGTGTACGAACTTCAATTCGGGCGCTACTTTGGCAAGGGCAAAGTCCGATTTGGCCTGCCGTTAGAAGACGACTAG